CAATCCTTCATAAATAAGGCCTCCTATTACTGCCCCTTTCAATGGTCCACTCATTTTTTTATCCCATGTTATAGGTGGTCCTGCATGTAATATAGTGCTCTTAGTCATTCCTGGAATATCATCTCCAGCTTTCCCAATCCCAATAATTGTTGGTTGAGCATTTAATAATCTTTTAACTGCCTCTTTATTAGCCAGTTCAATTTTTTCTCCTATCACCTCAGTCACCCCTCTTTGTTAATATTTTTACTTTAATTTTTGTAAAATTGATGCCATTTTTTTATCTCCACCAGCAACCGGTCTCCAATCTACATGGATAGCTGAAATATTTTGTTCCCTTAAATCATTATAAAAAGGTTTTAATCCTATATTTACTATTTTAAGTTCCTTATTGAAAAGTTCATTAATTTTTGACATAGTCTCCCCCTTTATCTTACTTAATTTTATTTAGAATAAGTCCTGTCAATCGGGCTGCCTGGGCATTAGAAGGCATTACTATTACTCCAGCTTCCTCTAGCCTTTTCTTAGATTCTTCTAAATTTTGAGGGTCCTTTTTTGTACCACAAATAGAAGACACAATAGACAAATACTTCCCTCTTTTAGCCATACTTTCTCTAGCATCGATTATTGCTGGTAACATTTCCCCTACTGGATCTTCATGGGAACCATAGCCAAGTACAAAATCCATTAGTACTACAGCAACTTCATCATCTTTACCTTCCTCTATTAAACCTTCAACTCTAGCTGATGGATCTATCATTGGATGAGGCCTGCCTACTGTAAATTCATCTTCCCCAAAGTCTATACATGTATGTTCTCTACTCTTTTTTACATCTTTCAACCTATAGTTAGATATAGGAGAAATATTAGAATAAATATTTCCCAGGTCATTATTAAGGATTTTTATTGCCTCATCTGCTAAGGTTCCTCCAGTATATAATCCCCTTAAATATTTCTGACCTTCTTTTAATTTTTCAACTTCTCCATTAACTATTTTTTCTATTTCTTCATCAGACATATTAAATCTATCATAATCCTTAGTCTTTTCATTTTTCAAAACTGCCACTGCCTTATACGCTACATCTTCAAGGGAATTACAAGAATAGGCCCCGTATTCCTCAATAAGTTTTCTATCTCCTCCTAAGAAATGCACAATTACTGGTTTAGGTGAATTTTTAATTGATTCTAATATTTTTTCTAATACCTTTCTAGATGGTGCTTTAGAAATTATGACTATTACTTCCGTTAAAGGGTCCTCTTGTAAAGCCTCTATTCCCTGTAACATCATTAATCCACCTATTTCTTCCTTTAAATCTCTTCCACCGGTTCCTATTACTTGAGATACTCCTTCTCCTAATTTATCTATAATAACTGTTACTTCTTGAATCCCTGTACCAGAGGCACCTACTATTCCTATACTTCCTTTTTTAACAACATTTCCAAAAGCCAATGGAATATTATTAATAATAGCTGTACCACAATCTGGTCCCATCATTAATAATCCTTTTTCACAAGCCAACTCCTTCAATTCTTTTTCTTTTTCCATATTTACATTGTCACTAAAAAGCATTACATGTAAATTATTTTCTAAGGCTTCTTTTACCTCCTCACCTGCATATTCACCTGCAACGGATATTAAGGCCAAATTTAACTCTGGATTATGCCTTAATGCAGCGTTAAGAGTTGGTGGTGTATATTCCGAACTACTTTTTTCATTTTTCTCTCTAAGTAACCTTTCTACTTCATTGGATATTGTCTCTATTTTTACATTTTCCTCTGCAAGTACTGATACAAAGAAATCGTTAGGCCCTAAATTTTTAATTTCATCATTTCCTATTCCTAAATTCTCAACTAATTCTTTATTTAAATCTGTTCCCATACCAACAAGTGCTTCGTAAACTCCTTTAACTTTTTTTATTTCTTTTGAAATAAGCATTAGCGTAACTGAATCATAGTATGTATTTTTTCTAATCTCAACCTTCACAGAACTCATAAACTACCCCCCCTCGATGCTAATTTAATAATATTAAACTTCCTATATATATTCCTAAAAGAATATCTGTTCCTGATGTTTCTCCTATATTAATTACTCTCCTTAGATTATAAGAAAACATATCTAAGGAAGCATCTCCTAGAAAAGAGATCATTAAATCCCTAATATCTTCATTTACTTCTCCCTCTGAAGAAAATATAAGCATTTCTTCACTAACTCTAGTAGTCCTATTTTTTATATCCTTTACCATTGCATAGTTGATTTCATAGGCACTCCCTATAGAGTAACCAAGATAATAATGCAAATATATTCCTGAAACCATAAGCCCAGCTAAGAAATCATCCATTGATGGTGTAAGCCCTATACCAAATCCTATTATATTTTTAACCTGTACCGAAAGCTTTTCTATATCCCCTTTTATATAACTGTCAATAAATTCTAAGAATTTTTCCCTAATATATATTTCATTTTTACCTAATTTCATATCACTTTCATAAATCCAATCAATTCTCCCTATTCTCTCCTTAAGAGTTATCAGAAGTGGAAAAATTCCATTCTTCTTCCCTTCTGTTAATAGAACTTCTTCTATTCTTTCTAATTTTATGTCAACATTTTTTTCTACATCCTTACTAAAAGTAAGATTAGGTTTTTCATCCCACAGAGTAGCAGCACTATAGTAAATTTTAATATCTAATTCATTAATAGATACAAGTTTAGAAAGAATTTGAACTTTTACTCTAGGCTTAATTCCTTTGTCTAGAAAAGACACATCCTCCTCTATTCTTATAGAATATGGAGACATAAGCTTTTTTGAATTTAGAAATGTTATAAATTTATTATCTTCAGTTAGCACGTTGAAACTATTATCAAATACCGAGTGAACTATTCCTTCAAATTCTTTGTTTAAAATTGTTTCATTAAGTTTTTTACTAATATCTAATGCTTTCATTTCCTTCAATCCCTCAGTAAATTAATTATCATTTCTTACTAATATAGTACCTTCTTTTTTTCTGCCTTTCATTATTTAATCTTAATGAATATTAACACCGGTATTTGTGAAGAGTTACCAAATCATTTTAATCCCTGTTTTTCTAATATCTCTAATATTTTTAAGGCTATTTGAAGATTTAGCCTATCATTATAATCTTCAAAATTATTGCCTGTAATATCTTTTATCCTTTGAAGTCTATAGACTGCAGTATTATAATGAATATATAATTCGTCTGACATTTCCTTTAAATTTCCCTCACATTCAAAATATTTTTTTAATGTGCTTACCAACTCAGTTCCTTTTTCTCTGTCATACTTTACTAATGGTTCTAGCATTTCTTTATAAAATTGATTTAACTCTGGTTGTAGCCCTTCAAAAGAAAGAATTCTATATATTCCCAAATCATCATAATATATTAGTTTCTTGTCAAAAGCTCTTTTTTGATATTCTACAGCCCTTTTAGCTTCTTTGTAACTTTTCCAAAGCTCTCTAGCAGATTTATAATTTCTACCGATACCAATGGATATCTCATCAATAAAATATTCATATTCTGAATATCTTAATACCTCTTTACAAAATTCATTTATTCCTTCCCTTATCTTTCCTTCACTTTCACTAGGATTTGAACCAAAGAGAATGACTACACTATTACTTTTAGTAGCACTAATTATTTTTTGCTCCCTGTTTTTACTTATTCTCTGAATTATACTAAGTAACCTCACCTTTAATTGATGAATGTAATTATTATTGGTTAAATCAAATTCTTTATTGCCATTTACTGAAATAATTATTACAGAATAGACAAAATCACCATCAAAACCAAAATAAGGTGCCCTGTCTATAGCTCTTTTATATTTATTCTCTTTACCAGAAAAAAGATCATCAAAAAATTCAACTTTATGCTTGCTCTCTATTTCAAAAATAGACATTTTTTTATATATATCTAAAGCAATAATTGAAGTAGAACCCTCTATAACTGTTAATTCTATAGGAGTCAAAGATCTTTTATCTTCCCAAATAAATATACATCCATATTCTCTATTGTCAAAATAGATTGGAATACTTACCCTATTTATTTTTTCATTCTCTAATAAATCAATCTTCTTTGTATAAGCATTACCTTGGTTATAACTTTCTCTTGATTTCTTTCTTTGTAAACTCTCTGCTTCAATAATAGTTTCAATATATTTCTTCTTATCCTCGTCACATAATATTGCACTAGTTTCAAAGATGTATTCTTTTATAGCAATAGAGTTTCTATCTATATTTTCATAAATAGCCTCAGTAATTTCCATTAAGCTTCCACCATCTAGCATTACTTTAATAAACTTATTTTGGATATTATCTATTCTTTGAAGAACATTGGTTTGAACATTAACTATCTCCGTTAATGCTTCTGTTAAAACAGTAGAATAAGAAATTTCTACGGGAATTTCTACTAAAGGAAATTTTAGTGATTCAGCTATTTCTATGGTTTTTTCAGGGATTTTATCTATATATCTTTTAGTTTTCACACCTAACCCAGCCAATTTTTTATTATTTAATTCCACTATAAGCTTATCTAATTTATTAATATTATCCCTCATAGAATAAGCAGTAGTTAGTAAGAATTCACCATTTCCTACCCAGTTTATAATATCTGGAACTTCCATTACATTAAGTTTTGTTATCTTTCTATTAAGCCCTTTTTCTCCCGCTATTACCTTTGCATCTTTCATTGATTCAAGATAAAGTAATTCTTTCACTGTTATACCTGAATATCTATACAAACTATCACCCCATTTCATAAAGGAGACAAATTCAACAAAGCAAATTTATCTACCATGGAGTAGATAAATTTGCTATTCCTTTTTTATATTATTGTTCAGGTAAAACCTTATTCAACACAATACCAATTATGGCCGCTAATGCCATACCTCCTGGTACTGCATCCCCTCCAAGTCCTAATACTAAAATAACTGCAGCAATTATTAAATTCTTTGATTTATTAAAATCTACCTGATTTTCAATAAGAGTTCTTGCTCCAACTGCAGCTATCATACCGAAAAGAATTATTGATATCCCACCAACTACTGCTGTTGGAATAGTACTTATTATGGCTGCTAACTTAGGAATCCCTCCTAAAATTATTGCAAAAACTGCTGCTATTCTCATAATTAATGGATCATATACTTTAGTTAAGGCTAATACTCCAGTGTTTTCTGCATATGTAGTATTGGCGGGACCACCAAACATTGCAGAGATAGAAGTACATAATCCATCAGCAAGCATGGTTCTATGCAACCCTGGAGTTTCTAAGAAATCATCATCTACAGTAGCACCTATTGCTATAATATTTCCAATATGCTCTACAATAGTAGCAAGGGCTAAAGGAGCCACCATTAATATAGTTTCTAAGCTAAACTTAGCCATTTGAAAATTAGGTAATCCTATCCATGATGCATCTAATATAGGTTGAAATTCTACATTACTAGTAAAAATTGCAACTACATAACCAATTAAAAGCCCGATTATTATTGGAATAATCTGAAGAAAACCCTTAGCAAATATAGTCACTATTAAAACTACTAAGAATGAAACAATAGCTAAAAACCAGTTTTCTGATGCCATATCTATTGCAGTTGGTGCCAGTTTAAGTCCAATCACCATAATTATTGGTCCAGTCACTATTGGTGGGAAAAAACTAACTACCTTATCAGCACCGAAGGCATAAATAAGAGCAGCAATTACTAAGTAGATAAGACCTGCAACAACTAGACCACCTCTTGCATAAGCAAGTCCATCTGAACCACCATTATCGGATATTAATTTTACTACCGCTAATATAGGTGCAATAAACGCAAAGGACGAACCTAAAAATACTGGTACTTTTTTCTTCGTAATATAATGACATAATAACGTACATACCCCCGCCATAAACAATGCTACCGAAACATCCATACCAGTAATTATAGGCACTAAAACCGTGGCCCCAAACATTGTAAACGTATGTTGTAATCCAAGTACCAATCTCTTTCCAAGGACTAACTCTCTAGCATCTCTTATAGGCTCTTGAATATTTACATCACTCATATTTTATCCCCCTTTTTTGTTTCTCTTTTTCTTTTAGAGCCTCCAGTATTCTTTCAGGTGTTAATGGTATCTCCTTTACTCTTATTCCTAAGGCATTGAATAAAGCATTTGCTATAGCAGGTGCCGAAGGAATCATTGCAGGCTCTGCAATTCCCCTTGCTCCAAAAGGCCCATCATGTTGTGCATTCTCCAGAAACGCTAACTTCATTTCTGGCATATCCCCAACTGTAGGTATTTTATAATCCATAAAAGACTTGTTTAATAAATGTCCGTCTACAAGCTGTAATTCCTCATATAAAGCTGAGCCTATACCCTGGAGAATTGCCCCTTCAATTTGTCCTTCGATAAGAGTAGGATTTATTACTTTTCCTACGTCCCAACAAGAGGCAACTTTTAACACATCTATATGCCCAGTTTCCATATCCACTTCTATTTCTACTGCATTTGCACCATAGGTCCAAAAAACTACTGGATTATCTGAAAGTCCAGTTTCTAAATCAAAGTTTTTCACATTTGCCGGCACAAAAGCCCCTCTTCCCATAATCGGTCCATGTATACCAGAACCATCCTCAAAAGTTAAACCTAGTGCTAAACTAGCTATACTTACTTTTTTATCTGGATACTGAGTAGACACTATGCAGCCATCTTCAAGTTTAAGATCTCTACCAGGTATCCCTAGTTTTAAACTGGCTAAATTAAGTAATTGTTCTGCTACATCTTTACAAGCTTTTATTACAGCATTTCCTGCAGAATAGGTTATACGACTTGCAACAGTTTGCCATTCATAAGGTGTATGAGCAGTATCCCCTGTATTTATAGTTATTTTTTCTGGTGGTATAGATAAAATTTCCGCTGCTATCTGAGTCAATGCTGTATCTGAACCCTGACCTATATCCTGGGCACTTACAGAAAGATATACTGTTCCATCTTCATTTATTCTTACTACTGCAGCAGATGCTGCATCGTTTGGCATTGATGGTGCTTTCATACCACAAGCTAGACCTTTAGCCCTTACTTTATTTGGATCCTTTGGTTTTTCTGAAGACGTATAATAATCTATATCTTCTATCACTTTATTAAGACATTCAACCATAGAACAAGCCTCATCAACCTTTGCCCCAGTGGCCGTACTTCCCCCTGGCTTTTGAGCATTTATTTCTCTTATTTTTATTGCATCTATTCCTAGTTTATTTGCAATTATATCCATATTCTGTTCCACCCCAAAATGAATCTCACACATACCAAATCCTCTATAAGGCCCTCCTACTGGATGGTTAGTATATACAGCATATGAATCACACCAAATATTTGGAATATCATAAGGTCCTACTGTAGCAAAACCAGCAGATTTTGCAATATTAACTCCATATTCAGTATAGGAGCCTCCATCCCATATAAATTCTGTTTCCATGCCTATAATTCTGCCATCTTTCATAACTCCTGTTTTAAATTTTGAATGCATTGCTTGCCTTACATAAGAATTACAGAACTCATCTTCCCTTGAATAAGTTAATTTGACAGGTCTACCATTAGTTTTTATAGAGAGACCTATTACTATGCCTTCCAATGTTGTACCTGCCTTGGAACCAAATCCTCCACCTACTGCTGGAGATATAACTCTTAGTTTATTTAAAGGAATGTCAAAAGCATCTGAAAGAGCCAAACGAACAGCATAAGGAGATTGACAGCTAGACCA
This genomic interval from Tissierellales bacterium contains the following:
- the fdrA gene encoding acyl-CoA synthetase FdrA, producing MSSVKVEIRKNTYYDSVTLMLISKEIKKVKGVYEALVGMGTDLNKELVENLGIGNDEIKNLGPNDFFVSVLAEENVKIETISNEVERLLREKNEKSSSEYTPPTLNAALRHNPELNLALISVAGEYAGEEVKEALENNLHVMLFSDNVNMEKEKELKELACEKGLLMMGPDCGTAIINNIPLAFGNVVKKGSIGIVGASGTGIQEVTVIIDKLGEGVSQVIGTGGRDLKEEIGGLMMLQGIEALQEDPLTEVIVIISKAPSRKVLEKILESIKNSPKPVIVHFLGGDRKLIEEYGAYSCNSLEDVAYKAVAVLKNEKTKDYDRFNMSDEEIEKIVNGEVEKLKEGQKYLRGLYTGGTLADEAIKILNNDLGNIYSNISPISNYRLKDVKKSREHTCIDFGEDEFTVGRPHPMIDPSARVEGLIEEGKDDEVAVVLMDFVLGYGSHEDPVGEMLPAIIDARESMAKRGKYLSIVSSICGTKKDPQNLEESKKRLEEAGVIVMPSNAQAARLTGLILNKIK
- a CDS encoding DUF2877 domain-containing protein, yielding MKALDISKKLNETILNKEFEGIVHSVFDNSFNVLTEDNKFITFLNSKKLMSPYSIRIEEDVSFLDKGIKPRVKVQILSKLVSINELDIKIYYSAATLWDEKPNLTFSKDVEKNVDIKLERIEEVLLTEGKKNGIFPLLITLKERIGRIDWIYESDMKLGKNEIYIREKFLEFIDSYIKGDIEKLSVQVKNIIGFGIGLTPSMDDFLAGLMVSGIYLHYYLGYSIGSAYEINYAMVKDIKNRTTRVSEEMLIFSSEGEVNEDIRDLMISFLGDASLDMFSYNLRRVINIGETSGTDILLGIYIGSLILLN
- a CDS encoding solute carrier family 23 protein produces the protein MSDVNIQEPIRDARELVLGKRLVLGLQHTFTMFGATVLVPIITGMDVSVALFMAGVCTLLCHYITKKKVPVFLGSSFAFIAPILAVVKLISDNGGSDGLAYARGGLVVAGLIYLVIAALIYAFGADKVVSFFPPIVTGPIIMVIGLKLAPTAIDMASENWFLAIVSFLVVLIVTIFAKGFLQIIPIIIGLLIGYVVAIFTSNVEFQPILDASWIGLPNFQMAKFSLETILMVAPLALATIVEHIGNIIAIGATVDDDFLETPGLHRTMLADGLCTSISAMFGGPANTTYAENTGVLALTKVYDPLIMRIAAVFAIILGGIPKLAAIISTIPTAVVGGISIILFGMIAAVGARTLIENQVDFNKSKNLIIAAVILVLGLGGDAVPGGMALAAIIGIVLNKVLPEQ
- a CDS encoding PucR family transcriptional regulator ligand-binding domain-containing protein codes for the protein MYRYSGITVKELLYLESMKDAKVIAGEKGLNRKITKLNVMEVPDIINWVGNGEFLLTTAYSMRDNINKLDKLIVELNNKKLAGLGVKTKRYIDKIPEKTIEIAESLKFPLVEIPVEISYSTVLTEALTEIVNVQTNVLQRIDNIQNKFIKVMLDGGSLMEITEAIYENIDRNSIAIKEYIFETSAILCDEDKKKYIETIIEAESLQRKKSRESYNQGNAYTKKIDLLENEKINRVSIPIYFDNREYGCIFIWEDKRSLTPIELTVIEGSTSIIALDIYKKMSIFEIESKHKVEFFDDLFSGKENKYKRAIDRAPYFGFDGDFVYSVIIISVNGNKEFDLTNNNYIHQLKVRLLSIIQRISKNREQKIISATKSNSVVILFGSNPSESEGKIREGINEFCKEVLRYSEYEYFIDEISIGIGRNYKSARELWKSYKEAKRAVEYQKRAFDKKLIYYDDLGIYRILSFEGLQPELNQFYKEMLEPLVKYDREKGTELVSTLKKYFECEGNLKEMSDELYIHYNTAVYRLQRIKDITGNNFEDYNDRLNLQIALKILEILEKQGLK
- a CDS encoding xanthine dehydrogenase family protein molybdopterin-binding subunit yields the protein MKYIGKRVSRVDGIEKVTGELKFVDDLKMSGMLYAAVKRSLYPHANIISIDISRAEKLGGVKAIITGKDFSKKAGLYLTDKSFIAVDKVRYVGEAVAAVAAETVEIAEKAIKLIEVEYEELPAVTNAIEGMKPEAPLIHPELGKYRHAPIFKTVPGTNISEHFKLRKGNVDQAFKEADYVFEHSFYVPHIQHCPIENHVAISKHSRDGSLTVWSSCQSPYAVRLALSDAFDIPLNKLRVISPAVGGGFGSKAGTTLEGIVIGLSIKTNGRPVKLTYSREDEFCNSYVRQAMHSKFKTGVMKDGRIIGMETEFIWDGGSYTEYGVNIAKSAGFATVGPYDIPNIWCDSYAVYTNHPVGGPYRGFGMCEIHFGVEQNMDIIANKLGIDAIKIREINAQKPGGSTATGAKVDEACSMVECLNKVIEDIDYYTSSEKPKDPNKVRAKGLACGMKAPSMPNDAASAAVVRINEDGTVYLSVSAQDIGQGSDTALTQIAAEILSIPPEKITINTGDTAHTPYEWQTVASRITYSAGNAVIKACKDVAEQLLNLASLKLGIPGRDLKLEDGCIVSTQYPDKKVSIASLALGLTFEDGSGIHGPIMGRGAFVPANVKNFDLETGLSDNPVVFWTYGANAVEIEVDMETGHIDVLKVASCWDVGKVINPTLIEGQIEGAILQGIGSALYEELQLVDGHLLNKSFMDYKIPTVGDMPEMKLAFLENAQHDGPFGARGIAEPAMIPSAPAIANALFNALGIRVKEIPLTPERILEALKEKEKQKRGIKYE